In Cydia splendana chromosome 3, ilCydSple1.2, whole genome shotgun sequence, one DNA window encodes the following:
- the LOC134806864 gene encoding zeta-sarcoglycan-like isoform X2, giving the protein MEAHSLGRTRHTPTVRNHIVYTDQKGRKIPYADKTTPEPILNNNGRETKVDSIRNSYNSQLKVGIYGWRKKCLYILVMALMLMMIINLALTLWVLKVLDFNSEGMGQLRIVPGGLQLLGQALVLDSLFASSIKSRRGQPIAIESSRNFTVSTRDTEGLLQSRLFLSHDRLEVNAPRLEVRDARGALLFGAGQDSVTVGADTLTITSPAGATLHTSAQTPLVRAPPSKRLTLESPTRSLEVHAPQGIELESRAGDISASCLTTFHLKSVAGAIRLDAPSIYMPKLKSALPLPPSSPHSHDPHHQNIYQLCACANGKLFLAPPHGACAAREESLICR; this is encoded by the exons AATCCCGTATGCTGACAAGACCACGCCGGAGCCAATCCTGAACAACAATGGACGAGAAACAAAGGTCGATTCGATCAGAAACAGCTACAACAGCCAGTTAAAAGTGGGCATCTACGGATGGCGGAAGAAATGCCTTTATATTCTCGTCATGGCGCTCATGCTTATGATGATTATCAACCTCGCACTGACGCTTTGGGTTTTAAAAGTGTTGGATTTTAATTCG gaAGGGATGGGCCAGCTAAGGATAGTGCCTGGAGGCCTACAGTTACTGGGACAGGCTTTAGTTCTGGACTCGCTATTCGCTTCGAGCATCAAGTCGAGGAGAGGCCAGCCCATTGCCATCGAATCATCTAGGAACTTTACTGTTTCTACGAGAGACACGGAAGGATTGTTGCAGAGTCggttatttttaa GTCACGATCGTTTAGAAGTAAACGCACCCCGGCTGGAGGTGCGCGACGCGCGGGGCGCGTTATTGTTCGGCGCGGGACAGGATTCGGTGACCGTGGGCGCGGACACGCTCACCATCACCAGCCCCGCCGGCGCCACGCTGCACACCTCCGCGCAAACCCCGTTGGTGCGCGCGCCACCATCCAAAAGACTAAC ATTAGAATCCCCGACGCGCTCACTGGAAGTGCACGCGCCACAGGGTATCGAACTGGAGTCTCGTGCCGGCGATATCAGTGCCAGCTGCCTCACCACCTTCCACCTCAAGTCTGTTGCGGGCGCT ATACGTTTAGACGCACCAAGTATATACATGCCCAAGCTGAAATCGGCCTTACCGTTACCGCCTTCATCGCCACACTCGCATGACCCCCACCACCAGAACATCTACCAGCTGTGCGCGTGCGCCAACGGCAAGCTGTTCCTCGCGCCGCCTCACGGCGCCTGCGCGGCTAGGGAAGAAAGTCTCATATGCCGATGA
- the LOC134806864 gene encoding zeta-sarcoglycan-like isoform X1, whose product MEAHSLGRTRHTPTVRNHIVYTDQKGRKIPYADKTTPEPILNNNGRETKVDSIRNSYNSQLKVGIYGWRKKCLYILVMALMLMMIINLALTLWVLKVLDFNSVRMGQLRIVPGGLQLLGQALVLDSLFASSIKSRRGQPIAIESSRNFTVSTRDTEGLLQSRLFLSHDRLEVNAPRLEVRDARGALLFGAGQDSVTVGADTLTITSPAGATLHTSAQTPLVRAPPSKRLTLESPTRSLEVHAPQGIELESRAGDISASCLTTFHLKSVAGAIRLDAPSIYMPKLKSALPLPPSSPHSHDPHHQNIYQLCACANGKLFLAPPHGACAAREESLICR is encoded by the exons AATCCCGTATGCTGACAAGACCACGCCGGAGCCAATCCTGAACAACAATGGACGAGAAACAAAGGTCGATTCGATCAGAAACAGCTACAACAGCCAGTTAAAAGTGGGCATCTACGGATGGCGGAAGAAATGCCTTTATATTCTCGTCATGGCGCTCATGCTTATGATGATTATCAACCTCGCACTGACGCTTTGGGTTTTAAAAGTGTTGGATTTTAATTCGGtga GGATGGGCCAGCTAAGGATAGTGCCTGGAGGCCTACAGTTACTGGGACAGGCTTTAGTTCTGGACTCGCTATTCGCTTCGAGCATCAAGTCGAGGAGAGGCCAGCCCATTGCCATCGAATCATCTAGGAACTTTACTGTTTCTACGAGAGACACGGAAGGATTGTTGCAGAGTCggttatttttaa GTCACGATCGTTTAGAAGTAAACGCACCCCGGCTGGAGGTGCGCGACGCGCGGGGCGCGTTATTGTTCGGCGCGGGACAGGATTCGGTGACCGTGGGCGCGGACACGCTCACCATCACCAGCCCCGCCGGCGCCACGCTGCACACCTCCGCGCAAACCCCGTTGGTGCGCGCGCCACCATCCAAAAGACTAAC ATTAGAATCCCCGACGCGCTCACTGGAAGTGCACGCGCCACAGGGTATCGAACTGGAGTCTCGTGCCGGCGATATCAGTGCCAGCTGCCTCACCACCTTCCACCTCAAGTCTGTTGCGGGCGCT ATACGTTTAGACGCACCAAGTATATACATGCCCAAGCTGAAATCGGCCTTACCGTTACCGCCTTCATCGCCACACTCGCATGACCCCCACCACCAGAACATCTACCAGCTGTGCGCGTGCGCCAACGGCAAGCTGTTCCTCGCGCCGCCTCACGGCGCCTGCGCGGCTAGGGAAGAAAGTCTCATATGCCGATGA